Proteins encoded together in one Cervus canadensis isolate Bull #8, Minnesota chromosome 7, ASM1932006v1, whole genome shotgun sequence window:
- the LOC122444690 gene encoding 40S ribosomal protein S15a-like has translation MVRMNVLADALKSINNAEKRGKRQVLIWPCSKVIVRFLTVMMKHGYIGEFEIIDDHGAGKMVVNLTGRLNKCGVISPRFDVQLKDLGKWQNNLLPSRQFGFIVLTTSAGIMDHEEARRKHTGGKILGFFF, from the coding sequence ATGGTGCGCATGAATGTCCTGGCTGATGCTCTCAAGAGTATCAACAACGCCGAAAAGAGAGGCAAACGCCAGGTGCTTATTTGGCCGTGCTCCAAGGTCATCGTCAGGTTTCTAACAGTGATGATGAAGCATGGTTACATTGGCGAATTTGAAATCATTGATGATCACGGGGCTGGGAAAATGGTTGTGAACCTCACAGGCAGGCTAAATAAGTGTGGAGTGATCAGCCCCAGATTTGATGTGCAACTCAAAGATCTAGGAAAATGGCAGAATAACCTGCTCCCATCCCGTCAGTTTGGTTTCATTGTACTGACAACCTCAGCTGGCATCATGGACCATGAAGAAGCAAGACGAAAACATACAGGAGGGAAAATCCTTGGATTCTTTTTCTAG